Proteins encoded in a region of the Nocardia asteroides genome:
- the uca gene encoding urea carboxylase: protein MGLSFDTVLVANRGEIACRVMRTAQALGLKTVAVYSDADVGGAHVEMADVAVHLGPGPAAESYLRADLVVEAALATGAGAIHPGYGFLSENADFATAVSGAGIAFVGPTPEQLRVFGDKHTARAAARAVGVPLVPGSDLLDSADHAVAQAHRIGFPVMLKAVGGGGGIGMRACFGADEVRAAYERVRRIAAANFGSTGVFLERFVARARHVEVQLFGDGHGRVISLGTRDCSLQRRNQKVIEEAPAPGLPAELSERLLSVSRELARSVGYRSAGTVEFVYDADDGTASFLEMNTRLQVEHPVTEAVTGVDLVEWMLRLAGGDTSMVDEQPDSGPPITGHAVEARVYAEDPGHDYRPSAGLVTAARFPDDVRVDTWIATGSDVGPYYDPLLAKVISSGASRADAFAALRTALTATRVYGVQTNLPQLRRAARDGRVLRIEHTTTTLADIRPVGRRIDVLRGGTMTTVQDYPGRIGLWQVGIPPSGPMDDLSFTLANSAVGNPIGVPALECTLQGPRLHFSDTTVVCVTGAPTPVTVDGHPVAMWEPVTVAAGAVLDIGAPTDTGLRTYLAVRGGIDAPLYHGSAATFTLGGFGGVTGKAVATGDVLGIAPTDALGTPAAVPPGDRPRFTHDWQLAVGVGPQTSPAYFTDADMTQFCTHPWRVGSHANRTGIRLEGPKPAWSRTDGGEAGLHPSNLHDNPYSVGALNVSGDTPILLGPDGPSLGGFACPLTVVSAHRWRMGQLRPGDSVRFVPVDDEKAAALRASGSSRVPDLVTDSRAALRDRGILGGVEARQDRPQVRYLRGGDDNILVEYGEMVLDLGLRMRVHALAEALAGARLPGILDLTPGVRSLHIHFDPEVLPRYRLLGALAELELALPATTDLVVPSRTIRLPLSFDDPSIAEAIDRYRSGVRDTAPWLPSNIEFIRRVNGLDSVEDVRTAVFDAEYLVLGLGDVYLGAPLAVPLDPRHRLVTTKYNPARTWTPSDAVGIGGKYLCVYGMASPGGYQLIGRTVPIWSSYRQSAPFEAGTPWLFRFFDRVVWEPVGADQLLEYRAAAEAGRFDAEVSEGNFALADHMRLLRNEADSIAEFETRQAAAFEAEKAAWRAAGEFERTTVAPVAAPIDEPLADLPADATVVTAPMIGNVWRVEVRPGQKVTAGAPVAVLEAMKLELPVHSPRAGTVLKVLTAPGAKVEPGTPLVVIGVD from the coding sequence GTGGGGCTCAGCTTCGATACGGTGCTCGTCGCCAACCGCGGCGAGATCGCCTGCCGCGTCATGCGGACGGCCCAGGCGCTCGGCCTGAAGACGGTCGCCGTGTACTCCGATGCCGACGTCGGTGGCGCGCACGTCGAAATGGCCGACGTCGCGGTGCATCTGGGTCCGGGCCCGGCGGCGGAGTCCTATCTGCGGGCCGACCTGGTGGTCGAGGCGGCGCTGGCGACCGGAGCGGGCGCCATTCACCCCGGCTACGGTTTCCTCTCGGAGAACGCGGATTTCGCCACCGCGGTGTCCGGCGCGGGAATCGCGTTCGTCGGACCGACGCCCGAGCAACTGCGCGTTTTCGGTGACAAGCACACCGCCCGAGCGGCCGCACGCGCCGTCGGCGTGCCGCTGGTGCCGGGCAGCGACCTGCTCGATTCGGCCGATCACGCGGTGGCGCAGGCGCATCGGATCGGGTTCCCGGTGATGCTCAAGGCGGTCGGCGGCGGTGGCGGCATCGGTATGCGGGCGTGCTTCGGCGCGGACGAGGTGCGCGCGGCCTACGAGCGCGTGCGGCGCATCGCGGCGGCCAACTTCGGTTCGACCGGTGTCTTCCTGGAACGTTTCGTCGCACGGGCCAGACACGTCGAGGTGCAACTGTTCGGCGACGGGCACGGCCGCGTCATCAGCCTCGGCACCCGGGACTGCTCGCTGCAACGCCGCAACCAGAAGGTGATCGAGGAGGCGCCCGCGCCGGGACTGCCCGCGGAACTGTCCGAGCGCCTGCTCTCCGTGTCCCGGGAACTCGCCCGTTCGGTCGGGTACCGCTCGGCCGGAACGGTGGAGTTCGTCTACGACGCCGACGACGGCACCGCGTCGTTCCTGGAAATGAACACCCGCCTTCAGGTCGAGCACCCGGTCACCGAGGCGGTCACCGGCGTCGACCTGGTGGAATGGATGCTGCGCCTGGCCGGTGGCGACACTTCGATGGTGGACGAACAGCCCGACAGCGGGCCGCCGATCACCGGCCATGCCGTGGAGGCGCGCGTCTACGCGGAAGATCCCGGCCACGATTACCGCCCGAGCGCGGGTCTGGTCACGGCAGCGCGGTTCCCGGACGACGTCCGGGTCGACACGTGGATCGCCACCGGCTCGGATGTCGGTCCGTATTACGATCCGCTCCTGGCCAAGGTGATCAGCTCCGGCGCGAGCCGCGCGGACGCCTTCGCGGCGTTGCGCACCGCGCTCACCGCGACCCGTGTCTACGGCGTGCAGACGAATCTGCCGCAACTGCGCCGAGCCGCCCGCGACGGCCGGGTGCTGCGTATCGAGCACACCACCACCACACTCGCCGACATCCGCCCGGTCGGCCGCCGCATCGACGTGCTCCGCGGCGGGACCATGACCACGGTGCAGGACTACCCCGGCCGAATCGGACTGTGGCAGGTCGGCATTCCGCCGTCCGGTCCGATGGACGATCTCTCCTTCACCCTCGCCAACAGCGCGGTCGGCAATCCGATCGGTGTCCCAGCACTCGAATGCACTCTGCAGGGGCCGCGATTGCACTTTTCCGACACCACCGTCGTGTGCGTCACCGGTGCGCCGACGCCCGTCACGGTGGACGGCCATCCGGTGGCCATGTGGGAGCCCGTCACCGTGGCCGCGGGCGCGGTGCTGGATATCGGCGCACCCACCGACACCGGTCTGCGCACCTATCTGGCGGTGCGCGGCGGCATCGATGCGCCGCTCTATCACGGCAGTGCGGCCACCTTCACCCTCGGCGGCTTCGGCGGTGTGACCGGCAAAGCGGTGGCCACCGGCGACGTACTCGGCATCGCCCCGACCGACGCACTCGGCACTCCCGCCGCCGTGCCGCCGGGTGACCGGCCGCGATTCACCCACGACTGGCAGCTGGCGGTCGGTGTCGGTCCGCAGACCTCGCCCGCGTACTTCACCGACGCCGACATGACTCAGTTCTGCACGCACCCGTGGCGGGTCGGCAGCCATGCCAACCGCACCGGCATCCGGCTGGAAGGCCCGAAGCCGGCCTGGTCGCGCACCGACGGCGGCGAAGCCGGGCTGCACCCGTCCAATCTGCACGACAACCCCTACAGCGTGGGCGCGCTGAACGTCTCCGGCGACACGCCCATCCTGCTCGGACCCGACGGCCCCAGCCTCGGTGGCTTCGCCTGCCCGCTGACCGTGGTGTCCGCGCATCGCTGGCGGATGGGCCAGTTGCGTCCCGGCGACTCGGTGCGCTTCGTACCGGTCGACGACGAGAAGGCGGCGGCGTTGCGGGCGTCCGGCAGCAGCCGCGTGCCGGATCTGGTCACCGACTCCCGCGCGGCCCTGCGTGACCGAGGCATTCTCGGCGGCGTGGAAGCGCGACAGGACCGTCCGCAGGTGCGGTACCTGCGCGGCGGGGACGACAACATCCTGGTCGAATACGGCGAGATGGTGCTCGATCTCGGGCTGCGCATGCGGGTGCACGCGCTGGCCGAAGCCCTCGCGGGCGCCCGGCTGCCCGGCATACTCGACTTGACCCCCGGCGTCCGCTCCCTGCACATCCACTTCGACCCCGAGGTGCTGCCGCGGTATCGCTTGCTCGGTGCGTTGGCCGAACTCGAACTCGCGCTGCCCGCCACGACCGATCTGGTGGTGCCGAGCCGCACCATCCGGCTACCGCTGTCGTTCGACGACCCGTCCATCGCCGAAGCGATCGACCGCTACCGCAGCGGTGTGCGCGACACGGCGCCCTGGCTGCCGTCCAACATCGAATTCATCCGGCGCGTCAACGGGCTCGACAGCGTCGAGGACGTGCGTACCGCCGTGTTCGACGCCGAATATCTGGTGCTGGGACTGGGTGACGTGTATCTCGGTGCGCCGCTGGCGGTTCCACTCGATCCGCGACACCGCCTGGTCACCACGAAATACAACCCGGCGCGCACCTGGACCCCGTCCGACGCCGTCGGCATCGGCGGCAAGTACCTGTGCGTCTACGGCATGGCCTCCCCGGGCGGTTACCAGCTGATCGGCCGCACGGTGCCGATCTGGTCCAGCTACCGGCAGTCCGCGCCGTTCGAAGCGGGCACGCCCTGGCTGTTCCGATTCTTCGATCGCGTCGTATGGGAGCCGGTCGGCGCGGATCAGTTACTCGAATATCGCGCGGCGGCCGAGGCGGGCAGGTTCGACGCCGAGGTGAGCGAGGGCAATTTCGCGCTCGCCGACCATATGCGGCTGCTGCGGAACGAGGCCGACTCCATCGCCGAGTTCGAGACCAGGCAGGCCGCCGCGTTCGAGGCGGAGAAGGCCGCGTGGCGGGCAGCGGGAGAATTCGAACGCACCACCGTCGCACCCGTCGCCGCACCGATCGATGAGCCTTTGGCCGACCTGCCCGCCGACGCGACCGTGGTGACCGCGCCGATGATCGGCAATGTCTGGCGGGTGGAAGTGCGGCCGGGGCAAAAGGTCACGGCCGGTGCGCCGGTCGCGGTCCTGGAGGCGATGAAACTCGAACTACCAGTGCACAGTCCCCGCGCGGGCACCGTGCTGAAGGTTTTGACCGCCCCCGGGGCCAAGGTGGAGCCGGGGACGCCACTAGTAGTGATCGGAGTCGACTGA
- a CDS encoding GntR family transcriptional regulator translates to MSTRIATLADAAGRPLRDVVYAALRSELMNGDIKFGERLTEPKLSARFGISRTPIREALTVLCSDGLLQREEYGFSPVRPSIPLIRDLYELRITLELGGLQRVMTNPAVTHDRELLESERAAWLELRADPPEQEPGFVVRDEEFHVTLLTAAGNTEMVRALKAVNSRIRHVRMYDFMVNNRIETTIAEHLGILEAVLADDLPLAYRLLHTHIGESLDVVLERVTRAIAAMSLATD, encoded by the coding sequence ATGTCGACACGGATAGCCACTCTGGCGGACGCGGCGGGCAGACCGCTGCGCGACGTGGTGTACGCGGCCCTGCGCAGCGAGCTCATGAACGGGGACATCAAGTTCGGTGAGCGGCTGACCGAGCCGAAACTCTCGGCCAGATTCGGCATCTCGCGCACGCCGATCCGCGAAGCGCTGACCGTCCTGTGCTCGGATGGACTACTACAGCGAGAAGAATACGGCTTCAGCCCCGTGCGGCCCAGCATTCCACTGATCCGCGACCTGTACGAGCTGCGAATCACGTTGGAGCTGGGCGGTCTTCAGCGCGTGATGACCAATCCCGCGGTCACGCACGATCGGGAGCTGCTGGAGTCCGAGCGCGCCGCGTGGCTCGAGCTGCGCGCCGACCCGCCCGAACAGGAGCCCGGTTTCGTGGTTCGCGACGAGGAATTCCACGTCACGCTGCTCACCGCGGCGGGCAACACCGAGATGGTGCGGGCGCTGAAAGCGGTGAACTCCCGCATTCGTCACGTGCGCATGTACGACTTCATGGTCAACAACCGGATCGAGACCACCATCGCCGAGCATCTGGGCATCCTGGAGGCCGTTCTGGCCGACGACCTCCCGCTCGCCTATCGGCTGCTGCACACGCACATCGGTGAATCGCTGGATGTGGTGCTCGAACGGGTCACCCGCGCGATCGCGGCCATGTCGCTGGCCACGGACTAG
- a CDS encoding SDR family NAD(P)-dependent oxidoreductase yields the protein MSKPVDSLPADKPLSGKTALVTAAYTGIGRSIAKTLAAQGAVVVIHHPHFPEPAAEVVGEITEAGGKALALAADVADRGEYEELVQALLDECGGWHVLVNTAAVPESEPFPKLTSEAFDSGFAATVKGVFHGLQLASQHLADEGRIINVCDPADPGGAVHDATRGAVEQLGQAVAPDFVPRRITVNTVSYGVGTTDNAELETALAALSPADPAAVVAYLAGDGASTVNAQVIRINETGSPR from the coding sequence ATGAGCAAGCCCGTCGATAGCCTGCCCGCGGACAAACCGCTGTCCGGGAAAACCGCGCTGGTTACGGCGGCCTACACCGGAATCGGCAGGTCGATCGCGAAAACGCTTGCCGCGCAAGGCGCTGTGGTAGTGATTCACCATCCACACTTCCCGGAGCCTGCCGCGGAGGTGGTCGGCGAGATCACCGAAGCCGGCGGCAAGGCGCTGGCCCTCGCGGCGGACGTCGCCGATCGCGGCGAGTACGAGGAGCTGGTGCAGGCGCTGCTCGATGAATGCGGCGGCTGGCACGTGCTGGTCAACACCGCGGCGGTGCCGGAGTCCGAGCCGTTCCCGAAGCTCACCTCGGAAGCATTCGACAGCGGCTTCGCGGCGACGGTGAAGGGCGTGTTCCACGGCTTGCAGCTGGCCTCGCAGCACCTGGCCGACGAAGGCCGGATCATCAACGTCTGTGATCCCGCTGACCCGGGCGGCGCGGTGCACGACGCGACGCGCGGCGCGGTCGAGCAACTCGGCCAGGCCGTGGCCCCGGACTTCGTGCCGCGGCGGATCACCGTCAACACGGTCAGCTACGGCGTCGGCACGACCGACAACGCGGAACTCGAGACCGCACTCGCCGCGCTGAGCCCGGCCGATCCGGCGGCGGTGGTCGCCTACCTGGCCGGAGACGGGGCGAGCACCGTGAACGCGCAAGTCATCCGGATCAACGAGACCGGCTCGCCGCGATAG
- a CDS encoding NAD(P)-dependent oxidoreductase, producing the protein MNGPSRPSAAVEGLLTGKTAVITGASRGIGLAIALRFAAEGANVAMVARTQEPHPKLPGTIHTAAARVEAAGGDVLPLVADVRDDRAMTEVVDQVVDRFGGIDILVNNAGSVDLTNAEQIGMQRYDHMQAVNLRAPFLLSKLALPHLRVSAGAGRNPHIVTLSPPLNMNPEWVGNGVAYTVSKYGVSIATIGLAQEFRPYGIAVNSLWPRTKIDTAAVRNLLGGEEAVAASRTAHICADAALLMVTSPAATHTGQLLLDEDVLTANGITDLDRYRVVPGDGALANDLFVDA; encoded by the coding sequence ATGAACGGACCCAGCCGTCCATCCGCCGCAGTCGAGGGTCTGCTCACCGGCAAGACCGCCGTGATCACCGGCGCCAGCCGAGGTATCGGCCTGGCGATCGCGCTCAGGTTCGCGGCGGAGGGCGCGAACGTCGCGATGGTCGCCCGCACGCAGGAGCCGCACCCAAAACTGCCCGGCACCATCCACACCGCCGCGGCTCGGGTCGAGGCCGCCGGCGGCGACGTACTGCCGCTGGTGGCGGACGTCCGCGACGACAGGGCGATGACCGAGGTGGTCGACCAGGTCGTCGACCGGTTCGGCGGCATCGACATCCTGGTCAACAACGCCGGATCGGTCGATCTGACCAACGCCGAGCAGATCGGCATGCAGCGCTACGACCACATGCAAGCCGTGAACCTTCGCGCCCCGTTCCTGCTGTCGAAGCTGGCTCTCCCGCATCTGCGCGTCTCGGCCGGGGCCGGTCGGAACCCGCATATCGTCACGCTCTCCCCGCCGCTCAACATGAATCCCGAATGGGTCGGCAACGGCGTCGCCTACACCGTCTCCAAATACGGTGTCAGCATCGCCACCATTGGTTTGGCGCAGGAATTCCGGCCATACGGCATCGCCGTCAACTCGCTGTGGCCACGCACGAAGATCGACACCGCCGCGGTGCGCAACCTGCTCGGCGGCGAGGAAGCCGTCGCCGCGTCCCGCACCGCCCACATCTGCGCCGACGCCGCCCTGCTCATGGTGACCAGCCCCGCCGCGACACATACCGGTCAGCTTCTGCTCGATGAGGACGTCCTCACTGCCAACGGCATCACCGATCTGGACCGTTACCGCGTGGTTCCCGGTGACGGTGCGCTGGCCAACGACCTTTTCGTCGACGCGTAG
- a CDS encoding metallophosphoesterase — translation MPVISTSAVRTTALGAAGAAVAGIGYASLVERNAFVLREATMPVLAPGSSSLRMLHLSDLHMMPGQKLKQQWLRELDRLEPDLVVNTGDNLSHQKSVPAVVQALGGLLSRPGLFVFGSNDYFAPVAKNPLKYFKKDHRRTYGAPLPWKDLRAAFTERGWLDLTHVRRDLEVAGIRIATAGVDDPHLQRDRYDTVAGAPNPLADLRIGLTHSPEPRVLDRFAEDGYDLVLAGHTHGGQLCLPGYGALVTNCGIDRSRVKGPSKWGAHTQLHVSAGVGTSPWAPYRFCCRPEATLLTLVAAPPKRPVADTGHGVSASEAVAR, via the coding sequence ATGCCCGTGATCTCGACCTCTGCTGTCCGCACGACCGCGCTGGGAGCCGCCGGGGCCGCGGTGGCCGGAATCGGCTACGCCTCGCTGGTCGAACGCAACGCCTTCGTCCTACGGGAGGCGACCATGCCCGTGCTGGCGCCGGGGTCGTCGTCGCTGCGGATGCTCCACCTCAGTGACCTGCACATGATGCCGGGGCAGAAGCTCAAGCAGCAGTGGCTGCGGGAGCTGGACCGGCTGGAACCCGACCTGGTGGTCAACACCGGCGACAACCTCTCGCACCAGAAGTCGGTGCCCGCGGTGGTCCAGGCCCTCGGCGGATTGCTCTCCCGCCCAGGCCTTTTCGTTTTCGGCAGCAACGATTACTTCGCGCCGGTGGCGAAGAACCCGCTGAAGTACTTCAAGAAGGATCACCGCCGCACCTACGGCGCGCCGCTGCCCTGGAAAGACCTGCGCGCGGCCTTCACCGAGCGCGGTTGGCTCGATCTCACGCACGTGCGCCGCGATCTGGAGGTGGCGGGCATCCGCATCGCCACCGCCGGTGTCGATGATCCGCACTTGCAACGCGACCGCTACGACACCGTCGCGGGCGCCCCGAACCCGCTGGCCGATCTGCGGATCGGCCTCACCCACTCCCCCGAGCCCCGAGTGCTGGATCGCTTCGCCGAGGACGGCTACGACCTGGTGCTGGCCGGGCACACCCACGGCGGCCAGCTGTGCCTGCCCGGCTACGGCGCACTGGTCACCAACTGCGGGATCGACCGGTCCCGGGTGAAGGGTCCGTCGAAGTGGGGTGCGCACACCCAGCTGCACGTCTCCGCGGGCGTCGGCACCTCCCCGTGGGCGCCGTACCGATTCTGCTGCCGCCCGGAGGCGACCTTGTTGACGCTGGTGGCCGCGCCTCCGAAGCGGCCGGTGGCCGACACGGGCCACGGTGTGTCGGCATCGGAGGCCGTGGCCCGCTAA
- a CDS encoding GatB/YqeY domain-containing protein: protein MSELKSQLRADLTAAMKAKDTLRLSTLRMLLSAIQTAEVAGAQARELTDAEVVSVLQKEAKKRNESAEVYTQAGRGELAANEHAESRIIEEYLPTQLTDAEVADLADTAIAQVAEEIGERPGMRQMGQVMKIATGLAAGKADGSRVSAAVKARL, encoded by the coding sequence ATGTCGGAACTCAAATCGCAGCTGCGCGCGGACTTGACCGCCGCGATGAAAGCCAAGGACACGCTGCGCCTTTCCACATTGCGGATGCTGCTGTCGGCGATCCAGACCGCTGAGGTCGCCGGCGCTCAGGCGCGTGAACTCACCGACGCCGAGGTCGTCTCCGTGCTGCAGAAGGAGGCGAAGAAGCGCAACGAATCCGCCGAGGTCTACACGCAGGCCGGGCGCGGCGAACTGGCGGCGAACGAGCATGCCGAGTCGCGCATCATCGAAGAGTATCTGCCCACCCAGCTGACCGACGCCGAGGTGGCCGATCTCGCCGACACCGCCATCGCGCAGGTCGCCGAGGAGATCGGTGAGCGTCCCGGGATGCGCCAGATGGGCCAGGTCATGAAGATCGCCACCGGGCTCGCCGCGGGCAAGGCCGACGGCTCACGCGTTTCGGCCGCAGTGAAAGCGCGGCTGTAG
- a CDS encoding penicillin-binding protein, with translation MPITHTLARLAGSCVLASVLVAGLLFPLAGGFGFVSNRAADAVDNVSAELVEGTVPAVSTMVDAAGNPIAWLYEQRRFEVPSDRISNDMKLAIVSIEDRRFAEHEGVDWQGTLRAFLTNTTSGEVQQGASTLDQQYVKNFQLLVVAKTDAERRAAIETTPARKIREIRMALTLDRELTKDEILTRYLNLVPFGNSSYGIQDAAKTYFGIDAAELNVSQAAMLAGMVQSSSKLNPYTNPDGVLARRNTVLDTMIQNIPSRAEEFREAKTKPLGVLPEPKGLPRGCIAANDRGFFCDYALQYLANSGISREQIEKGGYLIRTTLDPAVQDSVKRAVTDAANPDLDNIAEVMSVVAPGQDSHPVLAMASSRTYGLNRDASETVQPQPYSMVGDGAGSIFKVFTTAAAMEKGLGIDAQLEVPGRFEAKGMGNGGARGCPPATYCVENAGRYKSPMSVTEALATSPNTAFVKLIQAVGVTPTVDMAVRLGMRSFTEAGSSGHGNQSLADMIKDQNLGSFTLGPVAINPLELSNVAATLGSGGRWCPPNPIKEVIDRQGKQVPLTQQACEQVVEPGLANTLANAMSKDDTSGTAAAAAQSVGWNLPMAGKTGTTESHRSSAFLGFTNSLAAAVYVYGDSPTPGEICSFPLRNCGDGNLFGGNEPARTWFNAVKPVIPLFPPPALPPLDDKYVRGANNAQVPDVVGMPQGEATAKLVAAGFQVSPVTGAGDRPKGTVMGTAPNGSAIPGSVITLYISDGTVRAAPPPGPPPPPPGLPGLPLPPRLPPIPIPIPIPR, from the coding sequence GTGCCGATCACACATACGCTCGCGCGGCTGGCCGGCAGCTGCGTGCTGGCCTCCGTGCTCGTCGCCGGGTTGTTGTTCCCGCTCGCCGGCGGCTTCGGGTTCGTCTCCAACCGTGCCGCCGACGCCGTCGACAACGTCTCCGCGGAGCTGGTCGAGGGAACGGTGCCCGCGGTCTCGACCATGGTCGACGCGGCGGGCAATCCGATCGCCTGGCTGTACGAGCAGCGCCGATTCGAGGTCCCCAGCGACCGGATCTCCAACGACATGAAACTGGCGATCGTGTCCATCGAGGACCGCCGCTTCGCCGAGCACGAGGGCGTCGACTGGCAGGGCACGCTGCGCGCATTCCTCACCAACACCACCAGCGGCGAGGTCCAGCAAGGCGCCTCGACACTGGATCAGCAGTATGTGAAGAATTTCCAGCTGCTGGTGGTCGCCAAGACCGACGCCGAGCGCCGGGCCGCCATCGAGACCACTCCGGCCCGCAAGATCCGGGAGATCCGGATGGCCCTGACGCTGGACCGCGAGCTGACCAAGGACGAGATCTTGACCAGGTACCTCAACCTGGTCCCGTTCGGTAACTCCTCCTACGGCATCCAGGACGCCGCGAAGACCTACTTCGGCATCGACGCGGCCGAGCTGAACGTGTCGCAGGCCGCGATGCTGGCGGGCATGGTGCAGAGCTCGTCCAAGCTCAATCCCTACACCAACCCGGACGGCGTGCTGGCCAGGCGCAACACGGTGCTGGACACGATGATCCAGAACATCCCCAGCCGCGCCGAGGAGTTCCGCGAGGCCAAGACCAAGCCGCTGGGCGTGCTGCCGGAGCCCAAGGGCCTGCCGCGCGGCTGCATCGCGGCCAACGACCGTGGCTTCTTCTGCGACTACGCGCTGCAGTATCTGGCCAATTCGGGCATCAGTCGCGAGCAGATCGAAAAGGGCGGCTACCTGATCAGGACGACCCTCGACCCGGCCGTGCAGGACTCGGTGAAGCGAGCGGTGACCGACGCGGCGAACCCCGATCTGGACAACATCGCCGAGGTCATGTCCGTGGTCGCGCCGGGGCAGGACTCGCATCCGGTGCTCGCGATGGCCAGCAGTCGCACCTACGGCCTCAACCGGGACGCGAGCGAGACCGTACAGCCGCAGCCGTACTCGATGGTCGGTGACGGCGCGGGCTCGATCTTCAAGGTGTTCACGACCGCCGCGGCCATGGAAAAAGGGCTCGGCATCGACGCCCAGCTGGAGGTGCCCGGCCGGTTCGAGGCCAAGGGCATGGGTAACGGTGGTGCGCGCGGATGCCCGCCCGCCACCTACTGCGTCGAGAACGCGGGCCGGTACAAGTCGCCCATGTCGGTGACCGAAGCGCTGGCCACCTCGCCGAACACCGCCTTCGTCAAGCTGATCCAGGCCGTCGGCGTCACCCCGACCGTGGACATGGCGGTCCGGCTCGGTATGCGCTCGTTCACCGAAGCGGGCAGCTCGGGCCACGGCAACCAGAGCCTGGCCGACATGATCAAGGACCAGAACCTCGGCTCGTTCACCCTGGGCCCGGTCGCGATCAACCCGCTCGAGCTGTCCAACGTCGCCGCGACGCTGGGTTCCGGCGGCCGATGGTGCCCGCCGAACCCGATCAAGGAGGTCATCGACCGCCAGGGCAAGCAGGTGCCGCTGACGCAGCAGGCTTGCGAACAGGTCGTCGAGCCCGGTCTGGCGAACACCCTCGCCAACGCCATGAGCAAGGACGACACCTCGGGTACGGCGGCGGCCGCGGCCCAGTCGGTGGGCTGGAACCTTCCGATGGCGGGCAAGACCGGTACCACCGAGAGTCACCGCTCCTCGGCCTTCCTCGGGTTCACCAACTCCCTCGCCGCCGCGGTGTACGTCTACGGTGACAGCCCGACTCCCGGTGAGATCTGCTCCTTCCCGCTGCGCAACTGCGGCGACGGCAACCTGTTCGGCGGTAACGAACCGGCGCGCACCTGGTTCAACGCGGTCAAACCGGTGATACCGCTGTTCCCGCCGCCCGCACTGCCGCCGCTGGACGACAAGTACGTGCGCGGCGCGAACAACGCCCAGGTGCCCGACGTCGTCGGCATGCCCCAGGGTGAGGCGACCGCCAAGCTGGTCGCGGCGGGCTTCCAGGTGTCGCCGGTGACCGGCGCGGGCGATCGTCCCAAGGGCACCGTGATGGGTACCGCGCCGAACGGGTCGGCGATTCCCGGCTCGGTGATCACGCTGTACATCAGCGACGGCACCGTCCGGGCCGCGCCGCCGCCGGGCCCGCCGCCACCGCCGCCGGGATTGCCGGGGCTGCCGCTACCGCCGCGGCTGCCACCGATCCCGATCCCGATCCCGATTCCGCGCTGA
- a CDS encoding WhiB family transcriptional regulator, which yields MHMTTPIARLDVEQAEARIAWVAQARCKEVDPDQLFVRGAAQRKAATICRHCPVLMQCGADALDNRVEFGVWGGMTERQRRALLKQHPEVTSWADFFQAQRQHQVAM from the coding sequence ATGCACATGACAACCCCCATCGCTCGATTGGACGTGGAGCAGGCCGAAGCAAGGATCGCCTGGGTAGCCCAGGCCCGATGCAAGGAAGTGGATCCCGATCAGTTGTTCGTCCGCGGCGCGGCGCAGCGCAAAGCGGCGACGATCTGCAGGCACTGCCCAGTGCTCATGCAGTGCGGTGCCGACGCGCTCGACAACCGCGTCGAGTTCGGTGTGTGGGGCGGCATGACGGAGCGGCAGCGCCGCGCCCTGTTGAAGCAGCATCCGGAAGTGACCTCGTGGGCCGATTTCTTCCAGGCCCAGCGTCAGCATCAAGTGGCGATGTAG